A genomic stretch from Chitinophagaceae bacterium includes:
- a CDS encoding PhnA domain-containing protein gives MKLEDVLLQRSEQKCELCKGENNVKIYEVPPVDRTTEDNCIMICDTCLAQIEKKAELDNKHWNCLSESMWSEVPGVQVVSWRMLNRLRNESWAADNLDMMYLEDERLAWAKTTGDHDNDSSVDLHKDSNGNLLQTGDTVILTKSLDVKGSSLNAKMGTIVKNIHLVKDNIEQIEGKIEGQLIVILTKYVRKQNA, from the coding sequence ATGAAACTGGAAGATGTACTGCTTCAGAGAAGCGAGCAAAAATGTGAACTATGTAAGGGTGAGAACAATGTAAAAATCTATGAAGTTCCCCCTGTTGACCGTACTACCGAAGACAACTGTATCATGATTTGTGATACCTGTCTTGCACAGATTGAAAAGAAAGCAGAACTTGATAATAAGCACTGGAATTGTTTATCAGAAAGTATGTGGAGTGAAGTACCGGGTGTACAGGTAGTATCATGGCGGATGCTGAACCGTTTACGGAATGAAAGCTGGGCTGCAGATAATCTCGATATGATGTACCTCGAAGATGAACGTCTTGCATGGGCCAAAACAACCGGCGATCATGATAATGACTCATCTGTTGATCTGCATAAAGACAGTAACGGAAACCTTTTACAAACTGGCGACACAGTGATCTTAACAAAATCACTGGATGTAAAAGGATCATCACTGAATGCTAAGATGGGAACAATTGTAAAAAATATTCATCTTGTAAAAGACAATATAGAACAGATTGAAGGAAAAATTGAAGGGCAGTTAATTGTGATTCTTACAAAATATGTAAGGAAGCAGAATGCTTAA
- a CDS encoding carbohydrate-binding domain-containing protein gives MKRNQAFSAVVLTILLMTGIQSCKKDSAGTADPGTVTDTIVTNSKDTTFANAVMIKYAGKTATVTNSYEGSGISVVITNGDVVVTSTVTSAEINYVLSRNATDGSFKLYGEYKFNLVLNGVGITNADGPAINIQCGKKVSVNVLNGTNNRLIDGSTYATSIEDQKAAFFSEGQLNFSGTGALTVIGNYKHGICSDDYIYITQGNITISKAVSDGIHANDYFKMDAGTIAVTSLGDGIDCGEGYVAINGGTITVNSVDDGITASYDGTDAAITPYVEIKGAVIKVTTTGDKGNGIKSESYTTVNSSDAITIKVSGKAAKGFKTGGNFMLTNGNITVTTSGNAFYDTDDADIAAAAGINCDGNFVMTQGTVTITSTGTAGKGISVDGTLTVNGGAVSITASGTSFTYGANTSEAKGMKSDGALTVNGGDISIAATDDGIKSEAAIIFNTGTVNITKSTEGIEAPVITFTNGNITAVSSDDCVNATYGNGGEASDGSLLTFAGGNVSLSSTGGDPIDGNGNVVMTGGTVIVQGPPSSPEVAIDVNGTFNISGGLLIASGPNSGNMIEATSNTSAQYTVLVKVNGNVTAGTLFNIQDASGSSLVTFAPARTAYYFVFSSSALQSGSAYKVYTGGTCTGATVTNGFYSGGTYSGGTQKGTVTVSGKLTTVSL, from the coding sequence ATGAAACGAAATCAAGCCTTCTCAGCAGTTGTTCTTACAATTCTTCTAATGACGGGAATACAATCCTGCAAAAAGGATAGTGCCGGAACAGCTGATCCGGGAACAGTAACTGATACAATTGTTACCAACAGTAAAGACACAACATTTGCCAATGCCGTTATGATAAAGTATGCCGGAAAAACAGCAACGGTTACCAATTCTTATGAAGGTTCAGGCATAAGTGTGGTTATTACAAATGGCGATGTAGTGGTTACTTCCACTGTAACTTCTGCGGAAATAAACTATGTTTTATCACGCAATGCAACCGATGGTTCGTTTAAACTGTATGGTGAGTATAAATTCAACCTGGTTTTGAATGGAGTTGGAATTACAAATGCCGATGGCCCTGCTATTAATATTCAGTGCGGCAAAAAGGTTTCTGTGAATGTACTCAACGGTACCAATAACCGGCTGATTGACGGCAGCACTTATGCAACAAGTATCGAAGATCAAAAGGCAGCTTTTTTCAGTGAAGGTCAGTTGAATTTCAGCGGTACAGGTGCTTTAACTGTTATAGGTAATTATAAACATGGTATCTGCAGCGACGATTACATTTATATCACACAGGGAAACATAACAATTTCCAAAGCAGTATCTGACGGTATACATGCCAATGATTATTTTAAAATGGATGCAGGTACAATTGCCGTTACTTCATTAGGCGACGGGATTGATTGCGGGGAAGGATATGTAGCGATTAACGGAGGAACAATTACTGTAAACAGTGTGGATGACGGCATTACTGCTTCTTATGATGGAACAGATGCAGCAATTACTCCTTATGTAGAAATTAAAGGTGCTGTAATTAAAGTAACCACCACAGGCGATAAAGGCAACGGCATAAAAAGTGAAAGCTATACAACTGTTAACAGCAGTGATGCTATTACAATAAAAGTATCAGGTAAAGCTGCGAAAGGATTTAAAACAGGCGGAAATTTTATGTTGACCAATGGCAACATAACCGTTACAACTTCCGGCAATGCTTTTTATGATACGGATGATGCAGATATTGCTGCGGCTGCAGGAATTAATTGTGATGGCAATTTTGTAATGACACAGGGAACTGTAACAATAACAAGTACCGGCACAGCAGGTAAAGGCATCAGTGTTGATGGTACGCTTACTGTAAATGGAGGAGCTGTTAGCATCACTGCTTCAGGAACTTCATTTACTTATGGTGCAAATACAAGTGAAGCAAAGGGAATGAAAAGCGACGGTGCTTTAACTGTGAATGGAGGAGACATCAGTATTGCTGCAACTGATGATGGAATAAAATCGGAAGCAGCGATTATATTTAATACCGGAACAGTGAATATTACTAAATCAACAGAAGGAATAGAAGCACCCGTTATTACATTCACTAACGGTAATATCACAGCTGTTTCATCTGATGATTGTGTAAATGCTACTTACGGTAATGGCGGTGAAGCAAGCGATGGAAGTTTACTAACTTTTGCAGGCGGCAATGTTTCTTTAAGTTCAACAGGAGGTGACCCGATTGATGGTAATGGAAATGTTGTAATGACTGGAGGTACTGTAATTGTACAGGGCCCGCCATCTTCACCGGAAGTTGCCATTGATGTAAATGGTACGTTTAATATTTCAGGCGGGTTATTAATTGCATCCGGTCCCAACTCAGGAAATATGATTGAAGCAACCAGTAATACATCTGCACAATATACAGTGCTGGTAAAAGTAAATGGTAATGTTACAGCAGGAACTTTGTTTAATATCCAGGATGCATCCGGCAGCAGTCTTGTAACTTTTGCACCTGCAAGAACTGCTTATTATTTTGTTTTCTCTTCATCTGCATTGCAAAGCGGTTCTGCTTATAAAGTGTATACCGGCGGAACCTGCACAGGTGCAACTGTTACCAATGGGTTTTATTCCGGCGGTACTTACAGTGGAGGAACACAGAAAGGAACTGTTACAGTTTCAGGAAAGCTGACTACTGTATCACTTTAA
- a CDS encoding Gfo/Idh/MocA family oxidoreductase, whose product MNQIRWGVLSTAKIAREKVISAMQAGSYCSVDAIASRNHEQAKDTAALLGIPKAYDSYEALLNDADIDAVYIPLPNHLHVQWAIKALEADKHVLCEKPIGLSSAEAIQLQQAAQQRPHLKIMEAFMYRFHPQWKKTKKMIQDGSIGELKTIQSFFSYYNVDANNIRNKKEAGGGGMMDIGCYCVSLSRFLFDEEPITVFADVEFDPVLQTDRMASGILHFNKGTATFSCSTQLMPYQRVNILGTTGRIDIEIPFNAPVLAATSIWLSTKSGLEEIIFDAVDQYTLQCDLFSKSILDGTTVPIDLSDAVNNMKVIEAVFKSSAEKKLISI is encoded by the coding sequence ATGAATCAAATCCGATGGGGAGTTTTGAGTACGGCAAAAATTGCCCGTGAAAAAGTAATATCTGCTATGCAGGCAGGCAGTTATTGTTCTGTTGATGCAATTGCATCACGCAATCATGAACAGGCAAAAGACACCGCTGCCTTACTTGGTATACCAAAGGCTTATGATTCTTATGAAGCTTTGCTGAACGATGCTGATATTGATGCGGTGTATATTCCATTGCCCAATCACCTGCATGTGCAGTGGGCCATCAAAGCACTGGAGGCAGATAAACATGTATTATGTGAAAAACCAATAGGTCTCAGTTCTGCTGAAGCAATACAATTACAGCAGGCAGCTCAGCAAAGACCGCATCTGAAAATAATGGAAGCATTCATGTACCGCTTTCATCCGCAGTGGAAGAAAACAAAAAAAATGATCCAGGATGGTTCAATCGGTGAATTAAAAACCATTCAGTCTTTTTTTTCCTATTATAACGTGGATGCCAATAATATCCGCAATAAAAAGGAAGCAGGAGGTGGAGGTATGATGGATATTGGATGCTACTGTGTTTCACTGTCACGTTTTCTTTTTGATGAAGAACCCATAACTGTTTTTGCTGATGTGGAGTTTGATCCTGTTTTGCAAACAGACAGGATGGCATCGGGCATCCTGCATTTTAATAAAGGAACTGCTACCTTTTCCTGTTCAACACAATTAATGCCTTACCAGCGTGTTAACATTCTTGGTACAACCGGCAGAATTGATATAGAAATTCCATTTAATGCTCCGGTTTTGGCAGCAACCAGTATCTGGCTCAGTACAAAAAGCGGACTTGAAGAAATTATTTTTGATGCGGTTGATCAGTATACGTTACAGTGTGATCTTTTTTCAAAATCAATTCTCGATGGCACAACGGTGCCGATTGATTTAAGCGATGCTGTTAATAACATGAAAGTAATTGAAGCCGTGTTTAAAAGTTCAGCTGAAAAAAAACTGATCAGTATTTAA
- a CDS encoding PQQ-dependent sugar dehydrogenase, with product MPAKQFIYGAALLLVISTSGCAGKNTSSKTITDGDTSKVPSVETQKPNTNYKPAFEGQTRIAAVKTATPYKVEKIAEKLGRPWAITPLPDGRVIITEKSGYMEIHDGNGLLIKKITGLPAVDDASQGGLLDVALDPDFANNKTIYWSFSEKYGVGNLTSVAKGQLNEAAGTVDNPKVIFRATPALVNSKQHYGSRLLFDKDGNLFVSSGERSVLEGRVQAQSLQSGLGKIFKITPEGNPAPGNPFTNQAGAMPEIYAYGNRNVQSLALHPVTGDLWEAEFGPRGGDELNLIKPGKNYGWPIITYGIEYSGEPIGSAIQQKEGMEQPVYYWDPVLSPGGMIFYKGNAIPEWENNLFISGQSSAHLARLVIVNNKVVGEERIMEDVKERVRDVAYIDGMLYTITDSGNMYRISKK from the coding sequence ATGCCAGCCAAACAATTTATTTATGGAGCTGCCCTCCTGTTAGTAATATCAACTTCAGGATGCGCCGGCAAAAACACTTCATCAAAAACAATAACAGACGGGGATACCAGTAAAGTTCCATCCGTAGAAACCCAGAAACCAAACACGAATTATAAACCTGCCTTTGAAGGACAAACAAGAATTGCTGCTGTAAAAACAGCAACTCCTTACAAGGTGGAAAAAATTGCTGAAAAATTAGGCAGGCCATGGGCTATTACCCCACTCCCTGATGGACGGGTGATTATAACTGAGAAATCAGGATACATGGAAATTCATGATGGTAATGGCTTATTAATAAAAAAGATTACCGGTTTACCTGCAGTAGATGATGCCAGCCAGGGCGGGTTACTTGATGTTGCACTTGATCCTGATTTCGCCAACAACAAAACAATTTACTGGTCTTTTTCTGAAAAATATGGAGTGGGCAACCTCACATCTGTTGCCAAAGGTCAGTTGAATGAAGCGGCAGGAACAGTTGATAACCCGAAAGTAATCTTTCGTGCAACTCCTGCTTTAGTCAACAGTAAACAACATTATGGATCAAGATTACTTTTTGATAAAGATGGAAATTTATTTGTGAGCAGTGGTGAACGATCTGTTCTTGAAGGAAGAGTGCAGGCACAATCGCTGCAATCGGGATTGGGAAAAATATTTAAAATAACTCCTGAAGGTAACCCTGCTCCCGGTAATCCATTCACCAACCAGGCAGGTGCAATGCCGGAGATTTATGCGTATGGTAACCGTAACGTACAAAGCCTGGCTTTACATCCTGTAACAGGTGATTTGTGGGAAGCTGAATTCGGGCCACGTGGTGGTGATGAACTCAATCTCATTAAGCCGGGAAAAAACTATGGCTGGCCCATTATTACTTATGGCATTGAATACAGTGGTGAACCAATCGGTTCTGCTATTCAGCAAAAAGAAGGTATGGAGCAGCCGGTGTATTACTGGGATCCTGTTTTATCACCGGGCGGTATGATTTTTTATAAGGGTAATGCAATTCCTGAATGGGAAAACAATCTGTTCATCAGCGGACAAAGCAGCGCACACCTTGCAAGGTTAGTGATCGTTAATAACAAAGTAGTGGGTGAAGAACGCATTATGGAAGATGTAAAAGAACGTGTTCGTGATGTTGCTTATATTGATGGCATGCTTTATACTATTACTGATTCAGGGAACATGTACCGCATCAGTAAAAAGTAA
- a CDS encoding SDR family oxidoreductase, producing MNDLTNKVAYITGGSKGIGHGIAKILLEQGMKVAITGRKLAAVKEAAQSLTADASKILALESEVSSLASETKAVQETLTHFGQLDVLIANAGVGHFANIENITEEQWKETINTNLTGVFNSVKACIEPLKQTKGYIITIASLAGTNFFESASAYNASKFGLVGFTQAIMLDLRKYGIKISTIMPGSVATNFNNHVPNDADAWKIQPEDIGQIVADLLHMNPRTLPSKIEVRPSMPGK from the coding sequence ATGAATGATCTTACAAACAAAGTAGCTTATATAACAGGCGGAAGCAAAGGAATAGGACATGGAATTGCAAAAATATTACTGGAGCAGGGAATGAAAGTTGCCATTACCGGAAGGAAATTGGCAGCTGTAAAAGAAGCTGCTCAATCATTAACTGCTGATGCTTCAAAAATACTGGCGCTTGAATCGGAGGTAAGTTCTCTGGCATCTGAAACAAAAGCAGTACAGGAAACTCTTACTCATTTCGGACAGTTGGATGTATTAATTGCCAATGCCGGTGTGGGTCATTTTGCAAATATTGAAAACATCACTGAAGAACAATGGAAAGAAACCATTAATACAAATCTTACCGGTGTATTTAACAGTGTGAAAGCCTGTATTGAACCATTAAAGCAAACAAAGGGATATATCATTACCATTGCAAGTTTGGCAGGCACCAACTTTTTTGAATCTGCTTCTGCCTATAATGCCAGTAAATTTGGATTAGTTGGATTTACACAGGCGATCATGCTTGATTTACGTAAGTACGGAATTAAGATCAGTACAATTATGCCGGGTTCAGTAGCCACGAATTTTAATAACCATGTTCCCAATGATGCGGATGCATGGAAAATCCAACCGGAAGATATTGGTCAGATAGTAGCAGATCTGTTACATATGAATCCCCGTACACTGCCGAGCAAGATTGAAGTAAGACCAAGTATGCCGGGTAAGTAA
- a CDS encoding EcsC family protein yields the protein MLRRPSLLNDLSKRMQTKINSWIPEKIHTAITATIKQLIRGVLFGAKHTTSKPIPFASFQETETAVLKKIDNYKKTAAAEGGITGAGGILLGLADFPILLGIKLKLLFEIANQYGFDVEDYKERVYLLHIFELAFSSHAHRKTVYLKMTDWENKKQLLPDDINQFDWRNFQQEYRDYIDLAKMAQLIPLIGAPVGIIVNYRLIKKLGITAMNAYRMRILNQ from the coding sequence ATGCTGCGCAGACCATCATTGCTCAATGATCTGTCAAAAAGAATGCAGACAAAAATCAACTCATGGATTCCTGAAAAAATACATACGGCCATTACCGCCACTATTAAGCAGCTAATTAGAGGTGTGTTATTTGGTGCAAAACATACAACCTCAAAACCAATACCCTTTGCAAGTTTCCAGGAAACAGAAACAGCTGTTTTAAAGAAAATCGATAACTATAAAAAAACAGCAGCGGCAGAGGGAGGCATTACAGGAGCCGGTGGCATTTTATTAGGGCTTGCAGACTTTCCCATTTTACTCGGCATTAAACTGAAATTACTTTTTGAAATTGCAAACCAGTACGGCTTTGATGTGGAAGATTATAAAGAACGGGTGTACTTGCTGCATATTTTCGAACTGGCTTTTTCCAGCCATGCCCACCGAAAAACAGTATATCTTAAAATGACTGACTGGGAAAATAAAAAACAACTGCTTCCGGATGATATTAACCAGTTTGACTGGAGAAATTTTCAACAGGAATACCGGGACTATATTGATCTGGCAAAAATGGCTCAGCTAATACCCCTGATAGGCGCACCTGTTGGAATAATTGTGAATTACCGTTTAATTAAAAAATTAGGCATTACCGCTATGAATGCATACCGGATGAGAATATTGAATCAGTAA
- a CDS encoding beta-lactamase family protein, whose protein sequence is MKKILPFLLFVIFLLSSHSCKKPGGDSTPAAPVTQTDIAAVDNKIATFMSTYNIPGASLAVSKNGKLVYMKGYGKANTVTGEAVTPAHRFRLASVSKTFTGAAILKLVQDGKLGLDAKVFGTGGVFATDYGTAPYNANLLNITVRHLLQNVSGSWGSATGGDVIDQNPSYTYKQLIDWIINTRPNPAAPGTVYDYSNINFCIAGRIIEKISGKTYSNYIKEDIMTPIGGNQTDISGKTAAEKKANEVSYYGQGNDAPYVYSIAFPRRDADGGLMTTAPELLRFVNAIDGFSTRPDILNAGHLTLFTTPSAAFSGYACGIGIWSAENVWYNYGSLPGTRTGFMRHSNGMCVALLLNSRVDPTAGENPFVFGMQDVMLDLVKNSSYTWQSIDQF, encoded by the coding sequence ATGAAAAAGATTCTTCCTTTTTTACTTTTTGTAATCTTTCTTCTTTCATCCCATTCCTGTAAGAAACCTGGCGGCGATAGCACGCCTGCAGCACCCGTTACTCAAACAGATATTGCAGCAGTTGATAATAAGATTGCCACGTTTATGAGTACCTACAATATTCCCGGGGCCTCACTGGCAGTAAGTAAAAATGGAAAATTAGTGTATATGAAAGGCTATGGTAAAGCCAATACTGTTACTGGTGAAGCCGTTACACCTGCTCATCGTTTCCGCCTCGCAAGTGTATCTAAAACATTTACAGGTGCGGCCATTTTAAAATTAGTGCAGGATGGAAAGCTGGGTCTGGATGCAAAAGTGTTTGGCACTGGTGGTGTTTTTGCTACTGATTATGGTACTGCACCTTACAATGCCAATCTTTTAAATATTACTGTCAGGCATTTGTTGCAGAACGTTTCCGGCTCATGGGGTTCAGCTACCGGTGGCGATGTAATTGATCAAAACCCTTCTTATACATACAAGCAATTAATAGACTGGATTATAAACACACGGCCAAATCCTGCTGCACCGGGTACAGTGTATGATTATTCTAACATAAATTTTTGTATTGCGGGAAGAATCATCGAAAAAATTTCTGGTAAAACTTACAGCAATTATATAAAGGAAGATATAATGACACCTATTGGCGGTAACCAAACTGACATTAGTGGCAAAACAGCAGCGGAGAAAAAAGCAAATGAAGTTAGTTATTACGGACAGGGCAATGATGCACCTTATGTTTACAGTATTGCTTTTCCACGCAGGGATGCAGATGGTGGATTGATGACCACCGCACCTGAACTGTTACGGTTTGTAAACGCAATTGATGGTTTTAGTACAAGGCCTGATATTTTAAATGCAGGCCATCTTACTTTATTTACCACGCCATCTGCTGCATTCTCCGGGTATGCCTGCGGTATTGGTATTTGGAGTGCTGAAAATGTATGGTATAACTATGGCAGTTTACCGGGTACCCGTACCGGCTTTATGCGGCATTCAAATGGAATGTGTGTGGCACTGTTGCTTAATTCAAGGGTAGACCCAACAGCCGGTGAAAACCCTTTTGTGTTTGGTATGCAGGATGTAATGCTTGACCTGGTTAAGAATAGCAGTTACACATGGCAAAGCATTGACCAGTTTTAA
- a CDS encoding response regulator transcription factor produces MIRIAVVDDKLNNRKVITDKLSRNTFFKLAFQAVNGDDFLLQMHQLPQDQHPHIVLMDLEMPHTDGVSAIGTASSLYPHIKFVVLTIFDDDDKIFRAIRAGACGYLLKEESGEVINDMLMNLWESGAGPISPSIAYKILQIVQKPAVETVKNEGNPFQLSEREKEILQLLSQGLEYKEIGNKICISPNTVKNTVLIFIKNCMSTAERRRCVLPIQKG; encoded by the coding sequence ATGATCAGAATAGCAGTGGTGGATGATAAACTAAATAACCGGAAGGTTATTACTGATAAATTATCCCGTAACACTTTTTTTAAACTTGCCTTCCAGGCTGTAAACGGAGATGATTTTCTGCTGCAAATGCACCAACTGCCACAGGATCAGCATCCGCATATTGTACTAATGGATCTTGAAATGCCGCATACCGATGGTGTTTCTGCTATTGGAACTGCTTCTTCCTTATATCCCCATATCAAATTTGTTGTGCTTACCATTTTTGATGATGACGATAAAATTTTTAGGGCTATACGTGCAGGTGCCTGTGGTTACTTACTGAAAGAAGAAAGCGGTGAAGTAATCAATGATATGCTGATGAATCTTTGGGAGAGCGGTGCAGGTCCTATATCCCCCAGCATTGCCTATAAAATTCTGCAAATAGTTCAAAAACCTGCTGTTGAAACTGTGAAAAATGAAGGAAACCCTTTTCAGTTAAGTGAACGGGAAAAAGAAATCTTACAATTACTCAGCCAGGGTTTAGAATATAAAGAGATTGGCAATAAAATTTGCATCAGCCCCAATACAGTAAAAAACACTGTATTAATATTTATCAAAAATTGCATGTCAACAGCAGAGCGCAGGCGTTGCGTATTGCCTATACAAAAGGGCTGA
- a CDS encoding DinB family protein, producing the protein MSITTAQQDLIIKMTITAWDAQNKYLSKLLESLTDEQLQKEIAPGRNTGIYLLGHLIAVSDAMLPLLGFGERLFPALENVFVKNPDKSGLEMPSVSELKGNLDAVNAKLSSAFQSCTADEWLSRHTAVSAEDFVNELHRNKLNVVISRTNHMANHIGQMLLLK; encoded by the coding sequence ATGTCAATAACAACTGCCCAACAGGATTTAATTATTAAGATGACCATTACCGCATGGGATGCCCAAAATAAATATCTCAGTAAACTGCTTGAATCTTTAACTGATGAGCAGCTGCAAAAGGAAATAGCCCCAGGCAGAAATACTGGCATTTACCTGTTGGGTCATTTAATTGCAGTAAGCGATGCAATGTTACCCCTGCTTGGCTTTGGGGAACGCTTATTTCCTGCTTTGGAAAATGTGTTTGTTAAAAACCCGGATAAATCAGGACTTGAAATGCCGTCAGTTTCTGAACTAAAAGGAAACCTGGATGCAGTGAATGCAAAACTCTCATCGGCTTTTCAATCATGTACTGCTGATGAATGGCTAAGCAGGCATACAGCTGTTTCTGCAGAAGATTTTGTAAATGAGCTACACCGAAATAAATTGAATGTTGTCATCAGCCGCACCAATCATATGGCGAATCATATCGGACAGATGCTGTTGTTGAAGTAA
- a CDS encoding DoxX family protein: MKKDQLIYWITTGILAIMMLFSAYSYFTNADIKGAFTHLGFPDYFRLELGAAKAAGAVLLIIPAVSVKVKEFVYAGFAITFVSAFIAHISSGDPFSVAFPPLVFAAILAGSYSDLLTLNKGKAVNIATVK; this comes from the coding sequence ATGAAAAAAGATCAACTTATTTACTGGATTACAACCGGTATACTAGCCATCATGATGCTGTTCAGTGCGTACAGCTATTTTACCAATGCCGATATCAAAGGAGCGTTTACACATCTCGGCTTTCCTGATTATTTCAGACTGGAACTTGGCGCAGCAAAAGCTGCAGGTGCAGTTCTGCTGATTATTCCGGCTGTTTCAGTTAAAGTAAAAGAATTTGTTTATGCCGGTTTTGCCATCACTTTTGTTTCGGCATTTATTGCGCATATTTCAAGTGGTGATCCGTTTTCGGTTGCATTTCCTCCATTGGTATTTGCAGCGATACTTGCTGGTTCTTATAGTGATTTGCTTACACTCAACAAGGGGAAAGCAGTAAATATTGCAACAGTGAAATAA
- a CDS encoding SDR family oxidoreductase — protein sequence MIFITGATGHFGKAVIDFLLAKGTPANTIGALVRDRTKATDLISKGINTKVGDYNDYSSLIEAFTGVDKLLLVSGSDIVNRLEQHANVVNAAKEAGVKHLIYTSFVRKNDTATSPIAMLAKSHIETEKFIKASGIPFTILKNSLYAEVLPMFLGEKVLETGVYLPAGNGKAAFTTRLDMAEAGAAVLTGNGHENKEYILAGNSNYSLNDVAVFLTELTGKEVAYTIPAADVYTNTMVNAGVPLEYAGMFAGFGAAIEQGEFETSTSELETLLNRKPTTLKEYLQSVYTKN from the coding sequence ATGATTTTTATTACAGGAGCAACCGGGCATTTCGGAAAGGCTGTTATTGATTTTCTTCTGGCAAAGGGAACGCCGGCAAACACTATTGGAGCACTGGTAAGGGACCGCACAAAAGCAACTGATCTTATCAGTAAAGGAATTAACACAAAGGTGGGAGATTATAATGATTATTCTTCTCTTATTGAAGCATTTACAGGCGTTGATAAATTATTACTTGTTTCAGGCAGTGATATTGTGAACCGCCTGGAGCAACATGCGAATGTTGTGAATGCGGCAAAAGAAGCAGGAGTGAAACATCTTATTTACACAAGTTTTGTGCGGAAGAATGATACTGCAACTTCACCTATTGCTATGCTGGCTAAATCGCATATTGAAACGGAGAAGTTCATTAAGGCAAGCGGTATTCCCTTCACTATTCTGAAGAATTCATTGTATGCAGAAGTATTACCAATGTTTCTTGGCGAGAAGGTTTTGGAGACGGGTGTATATCTTCCCGCAGGAAATGGAAAGGCTGCGTTTACAACAAGGCTTGATATGGCCGAAGCAGGAGCAGCAGTATTAACCGGTAATGGTCATGAAAACAAAGAATACATTCTTGCCGGTAACAGTAACTATTCATTAAATGATGTGGCTGTTTTTTTAACTGAATTAACAGGGAAAGAAGTTGCTTACACAATCCCGGCTGCAGATGTGTACACCAATACAATGGTAAATGCAGGCGTGCCTCTTGAGTATGCAGGAATGTTTGCCGGTTTTGGTGCAGCCATTGAACAGGGAGAGTTTGAAACTTCCACATCAGAACTGGAGACTTTGCTCAACAGGAAGCCAACCACTCTGAAAGAATATTTACAATCTGTTTACACAAAAAATTAA
- a CDS encoding helix-turn-helix transcriptional regulator, producing the protein MARVSELEQVKQCSSSFVLAVNDTLNVITGKWKLPIIGSLIYGKKRFRELEREIPRITPRMLSKELKELEINGIVIRTVYDTIPVSVEYELTKSGDSLKSVLDVMVQWGLIHRKSVMGKR; encoded by the coding sequence ATGGCAAGAGTATCAGAACTGGAACAGGTAAAACAATGTTCATCATCTTTTGTACTGGCAGTTAATGACACATTGAATGTCATTACCGGTAAATGGAAACTGCCCATTATTGGATCACTTATCTATGGAAAGAAACGATTCAGAGAACTGGAACGTGAAATACCCAGGATTACACCACGCATGCTCTCCAAAGAATTAAAAGAACTGGAGATAAATGGCATTGTAATCCGTACTGTGTATGATACCATTCCTGTTTCGGTGGAATATGAACTCACAAAATCAGGCGACTCTTTAAAATCAGTACTCGATGTAATGGTTCAATGGGGCCTTATTCACAGGAAAAGTGTAATGGGCAAACGGTAA